A single genomic interval of Candidatus Deferrimicrobium sp. harbors:
- a CDS encoding ComEC/Rec2 family competence protein: MVAAVGGTILLLRRGRRPWPATVLSAAFFLGGIHAPYAALPERDFSLTALNVGKGASQVVSFPGGGHILIDGGSALRGNAGERAVLPFLRFKGIRRIDVLALTHPHENHYGGAAAVLAALPVREIWIPEGIPREAFRPAVASWNGPVCSVRAGVRERIGGAEVVVRAPLHPGEGGKSNERGMVLELRFGILSMWLPGDVEGGPSVWGRAPAEKGERRVLFLPHHGSPGADPAGWAAFCGPDAVVAQNSRCLTGGNLIRSPQRFLLENGAFTVRSDGRGISFLQSAHSGVWQCLWRLK; the protein is encoded by the coding sequence CGGCCCTGGCCCGCGACCGTCCTCTCCGCCGCGTTCTTTCTCGGAGGGATCCACGCACCTTATGCCGCGCTTCCCGAGCGGGACTTCTCCCTCACGGCGTTGAACGTCGGAAAGGGCGCGTCCCAGGTCGTTTCGTTTCCCGGGGGTGGGCACATACTGATCGACGGGGGAAGCGCCCTCCGCGGAAACGCGGGAGAACGCGCGGTTCTTCCGTTTCTGCGTTTCAAGGGAATCCGGCGGATCGACGTCCTCGCGCTGACCCACCCCCACGAAAACCATTACGGGGGAGCGGCGGCGGTCCTTGCCGCGCTGCCCGTCCGCGAAATCTGGATCCCGGAAGGAATCCCACGGGAGGCGTTCAGGCCGGCGGTCGCCTCATGGAACGGGCCGGTGTGTTCCGTCCGGGCGGGGGTAAGGGAACGGATCGGCGGAGCCGAAGTCGTCGTACGGGCACCCTTGCATCCGGGGGAGGGAGGGAAGTCGAACGAACGGGGGATGGTACTTGAGCTACGATTTGGTATTCTGTCGATGTGGCTTCCGGGGGATGTGGAGGGGGGACCTTCCGTCTGGGGACGGGCTCCAGCGGAAAAAGGAGAACGGAGGGTGCTGTTCCTGCCCCACCATGGATCCCCGGGGGCGGACCCCGCGGGTTGGGCTGCGTTCTGCGGGCCGGACGCCGTGGTCGCGCAAAATAGCCGTTGTCTCACCGGGGGGAATCTGATACGTTCCCCTCAACGTTTCCTGTTGGAAAACGGAGCGTTTACGGTCCGTTCCGATGGGAGAGGCATATCGTTTCTGCAGTCAGCTCACAGCGGGGTGTGGCAATGTCTTTGGCGGCTGAAGTGA